TGGACCGGCTCACCGTGGAGGTGGAGTCCGGCGTGGTCGGCCTGGTCGGGGCGAACGGTGCCGGCAAGTCCACCCTCATCAAGATCCTCCTCGGGCTGTCCCCGGCCACCGAGGGCACCGGCCAGGTGCTCGGCCTGGACATCGCCACCCAGGGTCCGGCGATCCGCGAACGCGTCGGCTACATGCCGGAGCACGACTGCCTGCCGCCGGACGTCTCCGCCACCGAGTTCGTGGTGCACATGGCCCGGATGTCCGGCCTGCCGGCCTCCGCGGCCCGCGAGCGCACCGCCGACACCCTGCGCCACGTCGGCCTGTACGAGGAGCGCTACCGCCCGATGGGCGGCTACTCGACCGGCATGAAGCAGCGGGTGAAGCTGGCCCAGGCGCTGGTCCACGACCCGCAGCTGGTGCTGCTGGACGAGCCGACCAACGGCCTCGACCCGGTCGGCCGGGACGAGATGCTCGCGCTGATCCGCCGCGTCCACGCCGACTTCGGCATCTCGGTGCTGGTCACCACGCACCTGCTGGGCGAGCTGGAGCGGACCTGCGACCACCTGGTGGTGATCGACGGCGGCAAGCTGCTGCGCTCCTCCTCCACCGCCTCGTTCACCGGCACCACCCGGCTGCTCGCCGTCGAGGTCACCGACCACCCGGTGGACCGGTCCTTCGACGCCGACGCCGAGCTGACCGCGCGGCTGACCGCGGCCGGGCTGAGCGTGCGGGCCGACGCCGGCCGGGTCCTGCTGGTGGAGATCGCCGGCGACGAGACGTACGACACCGTCCGGGACGCGGTGGACGACCTCGGTCTCGGCCTGGTCCGGCTGGAGCAGCGCCGCCACCGGGTCGCCGAGATCTTCAGCACCCGCTCCGACGAGGACGCGGACCACGGGGACGAGTACGGCCGGGACGCGCACCGGGCCGTGGCCGCAGGAGGCGAGCAGGCATGACCACCCGCTCCGACGCCCACGGCGGCGTCATCCACGACATCGGCTACCGCCCGTACACCGGGCCGCGGTTGGGCCGCCGGTACGCCACCCGCTCGCTGTACGTGCAGAGCCTGCGGGCCGCGTTCGGCCTCGGCCGCTCCGGCAAGTCCAAGGTGCTGCCGTTCCTGCTGCTGGGCGGGATGGCCGCGCCCTCGCTGGCGATGCTGGCGATCGCGCTGTTCACCCACCAGTCCAAGATGCCGATGGACTACGCCGACTACCTGGCCTCGTTCTCGGTGCTGCCGCAGATCTTCCTGGCCGCGCAGGCGCCCGTGCTGATGTCCCGGGACCTGCGGCACCACGTCGTCCCGCTGTACTTCTCCCGCCCGGCCACCCGCGGCGACTACGTGGCGGCCAAGTTCGCCGCGATGTCCAGCGCACTGATGATCGTGCTGTCGCTGCCGCTGCTGCTGCTGTTCACCGGCGCGATGCTGGCGAAGTTCCCGGTCGGCGACAACCTGGTGCACCTGCTGTACGGCCTGGTCGCCGCCCTCCTGTACGCGCTGCTGTACAGCGCGCTCGGCCTGCTGATCGCCGCGCTCACCCCGCGCCGGGGCTTCGGCGTGGCCGCGATCATGGGCCTCCTGATGATCACCCGGGCGCTGGCCATGATCACCGACGAGCTCAGCCGGGGCTACGACCCGACGCGGGGCGACGAATCCTCCTGGTCGTTCCTGATCTCCCCGTCGACCCTGGTGGAGGCCCTGGTCAACCGGCTCTTCTCGCTGGGCGACGGCAGCTCCACCCTCCTGTACGCCCCCGGCGCGGCCGGTGCCGCGGTGTTCCTGGCCGTACTCCTCGTCCTCACGGCCGGCGGCTACGCGCTGACGCTGCGCCGCTACCGGAACGTCTGAGAGGCAGCCATGGCCGTCATCACCATCGACAAGGTCTCCCGCTGGTTCGGCAACGTGGTCGCCGTCAACGACGTCACCATGTCCATCGGCCCGGGCGTCACCGGCCTGCTCGGCCCCAACGGCGCCGGGAAGTCCACCCTCATCCACATGATGAGCGGCTTCCTCGCGCCCTCCTCCGGCACCGTCGCCCTGGACGGCGCCCGGATCTGGCGCAACCAGGAGGTGTACCGGCAGATCGGCCTGGTCCCGGAGAAGGAGTCGATGTACGACTACCTGACCGGCTGGGAGTTCGTCCTCGCCAACGCCGAACTGCACGGCCTGGCCGACCCGGGCGCCGCCGCCGAGCGCGCCCTCGCCCTGGTCGAGATGGAGTACGCCCAGGACCGGCACACCGGCACCTACTCCAAGGGCATGAAGCAGCGGGTCAAGATGGCTTCCGCGCTGGTCCACGACCCCGCGGTGCTGCTGCTGGACGAGCCGTTCAACGGCATGGACCCGCGCCAGCGCCTGCACCTGATGGAACTGCTGCGCCGCTTCGGCGCCGACGGGCGCACCGTGCTGTTCTCCTCGCACATCCTGGAGGAGGTCGAGCAGCTCGCCCGCCACATCGAGGTGGTGGTGGCCGGCCGGCACGCCGCGTCCGGCGACTTCCGGGAGATCCGCCGCCTGATGACCGACCGCCCGCACCGCTACCTGGTGCGCTCCAGCGACGACCGGCGGCTGGCCGCGGCGCTGATCGCGGACGGCTCCACCTCCGGCATCGAGTTCGACGCCGCGGCGGAGTCGGTCGGCGGCTCCGCCGCGGGGGCCCTGCGCATCCAGGCGGTCGACTTCCAGGGCTTCACCACCCTGCTGCCCAAGGTCGCCAGGGCGGCCGGCATCCGCCTGTACACCGTCTCCCCGGCCGACGAGTCGCTGGAAAGCGTCTTCTCGTACCTGGTCTCGTCCTGAAGGGCCCCCGATGAACACCACCGTCGCCAGGCTCACCGCGCGCGGCCTGTTCGGCCGTCGCCGGGTCCTGCTCCTGCTGGCCGTCCCGGTCCTGCTGCTGGGCATCGCCGTGCTCACCCGCAACAGCAACCTGGACTCGCTCGACCTCGTGCACAAGGTCCTCGGCACCCTCGCCCTCGGCACCCTCGTCCCGATCACCGGCCTGGTCGTCGGCACCGGCGTGATCGCCACCGAGATCGAGGACGGCTCGATCGTCTACCTGCTCGCCAAGCCGCTGCCCCGCTGGAAGATCGTCACCACCAAGCTGGCCGTCGCCGTCGGCAGCACCTGGCTGCTCTCCGCCGTCCCGGTGTACGTCGCCGGACTGCTGCTGTACGGCACGGGCGACCGGGTGGCGCTCGGCTACACCGTGGGCGCGCTCGCCTCCGGCGCCGCGTACAGCGCGGTGTTCCTGCTGCTGGGCGTGCTCACCCGGCACGCGGTGATCGCGGGCCTCGCCTACGCGCTGATCTGGGAGAGCCTGATCGGCAGCTACGTCGAGGGCGCCCAGACCCTCTCCGTCCAGCAGTGGGGCCTGTCGCTGACCGAGGCGGTCGCCGCCGACGGCACCGTCATCGCCCCGGTCGGCCTGGGCACCGCGCTGTGGCTGCTGGTGATCGTCGGGGCCGGTGCCACCGCGTACGCCTCGGTCAAGCTCGCCGGGCTCACGCTGGGCAGCGAGGAGTAGCACCCGGACGCGCGCGAGGGCGGGGACGGTCGTGGTGACCGTCCCCGCCCTCCCGTCGTTCCCGCGCGCTCACACCGTCCGGTTGCGCCCCGCGCCCCAGCCGGCCACCGCCGCGACCGCGGCCAGCACCAGCAGCACCAGCAGCGTCGCGTCCCAGCCGCCGGTCACCTGGTGCAGCGCGCCCGCGCCGACCGGGCCGGCCGCCGCCACCAGGTAGCCCACCGCCTGGCTCATCCCGCCCAGCCGGGCCGCGCCCGGCACGCTGTCGGTGCGCAGCACGATGAACGCCAGGCCCAGGCCCAGCGAACCGCCCTGCGCCAGGCCCAGCAGCGTCGCCGAGAACCACGCCCCGGACACCGGCGCCAGCAGCAGCCACAGCACGCCCGCGCCGTTCAGCCCGGCCATCACCAGCGCCAGGCCGCGCTGCCGGGTCATCCGGCCTGCCAGCAGCGGCACCAGGAAGGCGCCGGCCACCTGCACCAGGTTGCTGAACGCGAACACCAGGCCCGCCTCGCCGCGCGGCATCCCGTGGTCGGCCAGGATCGTCGGCATCCACGCCACCAGGGTGTACACCAGCAGCGAGGAGATGCCCATGAACACGCTGATCTGCCAGGCCAGCGCGGACTTCCACGGGCTGCGGCCGGGCTCCTTCGCCAGCGCGGCCCGGGCCACCGGACCGGGCACCCGCAGCGGCACCGTGCGCTCCTGCCGGGCCCGCAGCACCTGCGGCAGCCAGGCCACCGCGGCGACCAGCGCCAGCACCGACCAGGCGCCCAGCGAGGCCCGCCAGCCGCCGCCCAGCGCGTGCTCCAGCGGCACCGACAGCCCGGCCGCCAGGGTCGCGCCGACCAGCATGGTGGTCGAGTAGACGCCGGTCATCATGGCGGCCCGGTGCGGGAACTCCCGCTTCACCAGGCCCGGCATCGACACGTTCAGCACCGCGATCGCCACGCCGATCACCACGCAGCCCGCGTACAGCGCCGCCACCGAGGGCAGCACCCGCAGCAGCACGCCCGCGCCCAGCGCCAGCACCGCGCCCAGCACCACCCGCTCGGTGCCGAAGCGCCGGGTCAGCCGCGGGGTCAGCGGCGCGCCCGCGCCCTGGAACAGCACCGGCACGGTGGTGATCAGGCCGCTCGCGGTGGCGGACAGGCCGAAGGTCCGCTGGATCTCCGCGACCATCGGCGAGACCGCCGCCAGGCAGGCCCGCATGTTCAGGGCCACCAGCACGATCCCGGCCAGCAGCAGGGCGGGGTGGGCGAAGCGGGCGGCGGTTCGGGTACCGACCTTCGGGTCGAGGGCGGGCTGGACGGCGCGGGTGGTGGACATGGCTGGGCTGACTCTCCGTGCTGGTGGTCTCTACTGCGGGGACGGCGGGCGCGGGGCCCGCGTCACTTCCGCGCGGCGATCGCGGCGAGCAGCTGCTCCACGGCCGCCGTCGGCTCGGCCAGCAGCGCCCGGCAGGCCGCCTCGGCGCGCTCCGGGTCGCGGCTCTCGATCGCGTCGACCAGGGCCGCGTGGGTGGCTATCACCACCTCCGGCATCTCGTGGTCGCCGAACGCGGTGCGCATCGACTCCCGCACCGAGGCCCCGAAGTACCGGTATACCTCGGTCAGCGCCGGGTTGTGCGCGGCCTCCACCACGGCGGTGTGGAACTCCAGGTCGTGCTCGACGGTGGCCTCCCGGCCGGTCCGCTCGGGGTGCGCGGCCATCACCTCGGCCTCGCGCGCCAGCGCCGCCCGCATCCGGGCCAGGTCCGCCGGGGTGTGCCGCTCGGCGGCCAGCCGGGCCGCCTCGGTCTCCAGCGCGGCCCGCACCTCCAGCACGTCCCGCACCCCCGAACGCTGCACCCCGCGCAGCACCGCCGCCGGATCACTGGTCGACCGGACGAACGTGCCCTCCCCCTGCCGCGAGACCAGCATCCCCGCGTGCACCAGCACCCGGATCGCCTCCCGCACCGTGTTGCGCCCCACCTGCAGCCGCTCCGCGAGCTCGTGCTCGGTCGGAATCCGCGCCCCCACCGCCCAGACCCCGGACGCGAGTTGCTCCCGCAGCTGCTCGATCGCGGCATCCACCAACGACCGCCGCCCCGCCGCCTGCAACCCCTCCACGCCGGGCTCCTCTCCACACGCGCCAACCGACCTGCCCGGTCATCCTACAACCTCTTGCCCGGTCATCCTACAACCGGCCGGTGCGGATTCCCGGGTCCGTACGGTGTCCCACGGGCGGTTGACGGCCCGGGCGTTGCGCGCCTCACATCCCGGCCCGGGAACCGGCGATCCGCATACGGGCGTTCCACTGCACGGAGCGTGCCCCGGGCAGTGACTCGGAAATGATCCCTTTGTATGCTCCGCTCTCCGGCTCCTTCCGTCCGTCGGCCACGACGCGAACGGCGGGGAGCTGCGGCAGAGGCGCCCGACGGCGGCCTCCGGTGAAGGGTGCAGGCATGACAGGCCGTAGGGCGGGGTCGTCGGGTGAGGACGCCGGCTGGTGGGAGAACCTCCCCCCGCAGGACGACGCCTACCGGCAGGACGCTCCCCAGCGCGACGACATACCCGGGCCGACCGTCCCGCGCCGCCGCTCCGGCAGCCACGACGCCGCCGCTCCCGCCGGGAGCCGCGCCGAGGCCCGCCGGGCCGCACAGGGCCGGGCGGTCGGCGCTCCGGGCCGCGGACGCCGAGGCCCCGTCGGGGGGCGGCCGGGCCGAGGCCCGCCGGGCCGCGCAGGGGCGGTCGGCGCAGGGACGCTCGGCGCAGGGCCGTCGCAAGCCCCGCCGCACCAAGCGCATCGTGGTCTGGAGCGTGGTCGGCACCAGCCTCGCCGTGGTCGGCACCGGAGGCTTCCTCTACTGGCGGCTGAACGCCAACATCTCCTCCTGGGACAGCGCGGGCGTCAGCGAGAGCCGCCCGCCGGAGGCGCAGGCCGACGCCAACGGCAACAAGCCGATGAACATCCTGCTGATCGGGTCCGACTCGCGCGACGGCGCCAACAAGGACCTCGGCGGCGGCGAGGAGGGCGGCGCCCGCTCCGACACCACGATCCTGCTGCACGTCTACGCCGACCACAAGCACGCCGTGGGCGTCTCGTTCCCCCGCGACGCGCTGGTCGACATCCCCAAGTGCATCCTGCCGAACAAGACCTGGGCCAACCCGCAATCCAACGTCATGTTCAACAGCGCCTACTCGGTGGGCGACTTCAAGGACGGCAACCCGGCCTGCACCCAGAACACCGTGGAGCAGCTCACCGGGCTGCGGGTCGACCACACCATGGTGGTCAACTTCGAGGGCTTCGCCGCGATGACCAAGGCGGTCGACGGCGTCCAGGTCTGCCTGCCCAACGACATCTACGAGGGCGACCTCAACCCCAACCTCGGCCACAAGGGCAAGCTGGTCTACTCCAAGGGCGTCCAGAAGGTCGAGGGCCAGTCCGCGCTGGACTACGTCCGGCTGCG
The window above is part of the Kitasatospora sp. NA04385 genome. Proteins encoded here:
- a CDS encoding ABC transporter ATP-binding protein, which codes for MSTVIKTDGLTKRFSRVTALDRLTVEVESGVVGLVGANGAGKSTLIKILLGLSPATEGTGQVLGLDIATQGPAIRERVGYMPEHDCLPPDVSATEFVVHMARMSGLPASAARERTADTLRHVGLYEERYRPMGGYSTGMKQRVKLAQALVHDPQLVLLDEPTNGLDPVGRDEMLALIRRVHADFGISVLVTTHLLGELERTCDHLVVIDGGKLLRSSSTASFTGTTRLLAVEVTDHPVDRSFDADAELTARLTAAGLSVRADAGRVLLVEIAGDETYDTVRDAVDDLGLGLVRLEQRRHRVAEIFSTRSDEDADHGDEYGRDAHRAVAAGGEQA
- a CDS encoding ABC transporter permease encodes the protein MTTRSDAHGGVIHDIGYRPYTGPRLGRRYATRSLYVQSLRAAFGLGRSGKSKVLPFLLLGGMAAPSLAMLAIALFTHQSKMPMDYADYLASFSVLPQIFLAAQAPVLMSRDLRHHVVPLYFSRPATRGDYVAAKFAAMSSALMIVLSLPLLLLFTGAMLAKFPVGDNLVHLLYGLVAALLYALLYSALGLLIAALTPRRGFGVAAIMGLLMITRALAMITDELSRGYDPTRGDESSWSFLISPSTLVEALVNRLFSLGDGSSTLLYAPGAAGAAVFLAVLLVLTAGGYALTLRRYRNV
- a CDS encoding ABC transporter ATP-binding protein, yielding MAVITIDKVSRWFGNVVAVNDVTMSIGPGVTGLLGPNGAGKSTLIHMMSGFLAPSSGTVALDGARIWRNQEVYRQIGLVPEKESMYDYLTGWEFVLANAELHGLADPGAAAERALALVEMEYAQDRHTGTYSKGMKQRVKMASALVHDPAVLLLDEPFNGMDPRQRLHLMELLRRFGADGRTVLFSSHILEEVEQLARHIEVVVAGRHAASGDFREIRRLMTDRPHRYLVRSSDDRRLAAALIADGSTSGIEFDAAAESVGGSAAGALRIQAVDFQGFTTLLPKVARAAGIRLYTVSPADESLESVFSYLVSS
- a CDS encoding ABC transporter permease gives rise to the protein MNTTVARLTARGLFGRRRVLLLLAVPVLLLGIAVLTRNSNLDSLDLVHKVLGTLALGTLVPITGLVVGTGVIATEIEDGSIVYLLAKPLPRWKIVTTKLAVAVGSTWLLSAVPVYVAGLLLYGTGDRVALGYTVGALASGAAYSAVFLLLGVLTRHAVIAGLAYALIWESLIGSYVEGAQTLSVQQWGLSLTEAVAADGTVIAPVGLGTALWLLVIVGAGATAYASVKLAGLTLGSEE
- a CDS encoding MFS transporter, with the translated sequence MSTTRAVQPALDPKVGTRTAARFAHPALLLAGIVLVALNMRACLAAVSPMVAEIQRTFGLSATASGLITTVPVLFQGAGAPLTPRLTRRFGTERVVLGAVLALGAGVLLRVLPSVAALYAGCVVIGVAIAVLNVSMPGLVKREFPHRAAMMTGVYSTTMLVGATLAAGLSVPLEHALGGGWRASLGAWSVLALVAAVAWLPQVLRARQERTVPLRVPGPVARAALAKEPGRSPWKSALAWQISVFMGISSLLVYTLVAWMPTILADHGMPRGEAGLVFAFSNLVQVAGAFLVPLLAGRMTRQRGLALVMAGLNGAGVLWLLLAPVSGAWFSATLLGLAQGGSLGLGLAFIVLRTDSVPGAARLGGMSQAVGYLVAAAGPVGAGALHQVTGGWDATLLVLLVLAAVAAVAGWGAGRNRTV
- a CDS encoding FadR/GntR family transcriptional regulator → MEGLQAAGRRSLVDAAIEQLREQLASGVWAVGARIPTEHELAERLQVGRNTVREAIRVLVHAGMLVSRQGEGTFVRSTSDPAAVLRGVQRSGVRDVLEVRAALETEAARLAAERHTPADLARMRAALAREAEVMAAHPERTGREATVEHDLEFHTAVVEAAHNPALTEVYRYFGASVRESMRTAFGDHEMPEVVIATHAALVDAIESRDPERAEAACRALLAEPTAAVEQLLAAIAARK